In a genomic window of Sutcliffiella sp. FSL R7-0096:
- a CDS encoding TIGR04104 family putative zinc finger protein encodes MSFQQCPNCKEEVRYKTRLTSVFFGYRPIKCEGCNTIYEVDEKFRFILSLYTVLIPILIAYMLSALLGILYTRWSQVLIVLIFGSIGVFYAATKVRYKKAKQQPVEEEKKK; translated from the coding sequence ATGTCATTTCAGCAATGTCCAAACTGCAAAGAGGAAGTAAGATATAAAACAAGGTTGACCTCCGTATTTTTCGGCTATCGTCCCATCAAGTGTGAAGGGTGCAATACGATTTATGAAGTGGATGAAAAATTCCGCTTCATTCTGTCCCTTTACACAGTGCTGATACCAATACTTATCGCTTATATGCTAAGCGCCTTGTTAGGTATCCTCTATACAAGATGGAGCCAAGTACTCATTGTATTGATTTTCGGATCTATAGGAGTGTTCTATGCTGCAACAAAGGTCCGCTATAAAAAGGCAAAACAGCAACCGGTAGAAGAAGAGAAGAAAAAATGA
- the argS gene encoding arginine--tRNA ligase, producing MAAETLHQAIPELTITHITSLLEKPKHTHHGDLAFPCFELAKQKRKAPAHIALELTDTLKSPWLDKTEAVGPYINFFFKKDIFQQKVVQTILELKDQYGKLDIGNGENIVLDLSSPNIAKPFSMGHLRSTVIGNSIANILEKCGYQTVRINYLGDWGTQFGKLIAAYLKWGEEVKVKSNPIPELLKLYVKFHEEASNNTTLNDEGRYWFKQLEDGNEQALSLWRWFREESLKEFNKIYQLLGVTFNSYNGEAFFNDKMEAVVRLLEQKGLLVESEGAEVVELEESTPLPPCLIKKSDGATLYATRDLAAALYRKQVYNFSKALYIVGQEQSVHFQQVKAVLKKADFAWAEEMHHVPFGLLLKEGKKMSTRKGKVVLLEEVITEAIQLALDNIESKNPNLPNKGEVAKLVGVGAIIFHDLKNYRLNSVEFSLEDMLKFEGETGPYVQYTYARANSILKKGNWTPVAVNSGLKDSYSWELTKLLHEFPAMIEKANTNFDPSVLAKHIVDICQSFNSWYGHVKFLTEDDEKTTRLALVAATVITIKESLRLLGIQAPQEM from the coding sequence ATTGCAGCGGAAACCCTTCATCAAGCGATTCCGGAACTTACAATAACACATATTACAAGCTTATTGGAAAAACCAAAACATACTCATCATGGAGACCTTGCCTTTCCATGCTTTGAGCTTGCTAAACAAAAAAGAAAAGCACCAGCCCACATTGCATTGGAACTCACTGACACATTGAAAAGTCCTTGGTTGGATAAAACCGAGGCTGTCGGACCCTATATTAACTTCTTTTTCAAAAAGGATATTTTTCAGCAAAAAGTCGTTCAAACAATATTAGAGCTAAAAGATCAATATGGAAAACTTGATATCGGCAATGGGGAAAACATTGTATTGGACCTCTCGTCTCCTAACATCGCTAAACCTTTCTCCATGGGACATCTTCGCTCGACTGTAATAGGGAATTCCATTGCTAACATTTTGGAAAAGTGCGGTTATCAGACAGTGCGAATCAATTATCTCGGAGATTGGGGGACACAATTTGGCAAACTGATTGCGGCATATTTGAAATGGGGAGAGGAAGTAAAGGTAAAGTCTAATCCCATTCCCGAATTATTAAAGTTATACGTGAAATTTCATGAGGAGGCTTCGAACAACACGACTTTAAATGACGAAGGACGCTATTGGTTCAAGCAGCTTGAGGATGGCAATGAACAGGCACTAAGTCTATGGAGATGGTTTAGAGAGGAATCTTTAAAGGAATTTAATAAAATCTATCAACTTCTTGGCGTGACGTTTAATTCTTATAATGGCGAGGCTTTTTTTAACGATAAGATGGAAGCTGTAGTCAGACTATTGGAGCAAAAAGGGTTGCTCGTAGAATCAGAAGGCGCAGAGGTTGTCGAGCTGGAGGAGAGTACTCCCCTCCCACCTTGTCTTATTAAAAAGTCGGATGGTGCCACACTATACGCAACAAGGGATCTTGCAGCAGCACTTTATAGAAAGCAGGTATATAACTTCTCAAAAGCGCTATATATCGTAGGGCAGGAGCAATCCGTTCATTTTCAGCAAGTGAAAGCTGTATTGAAGAAAGCAGATTTTGCTTGGGCGGAAGAAATGCACCATGTACCTTTTGGGTTACTATTGAAAGAGGGCAAAAAGATGTCCACAAGAAAAGGTAAAGTCGTATTGCTCGAAGAAGTCATCACAGAAGCCATCCAGCTCGCTCTGGATAACATTGAGAGCAAAAATCCAAACCTTCCTAATAAAGGCGAAGTTGCCAAACTAGTCGGAGTGGGAGCAATTATATTTCATGATTTGAAAAATTACCGTTTGAATTCAGTTGAGTTTTCCCTGGAAGATATGTTGAAGTTCGAAGGAGAAACCGGCCCATACGTCCAGTACACCTATGCCCGTGCCAATTCCATTCTTAAGAAAGGAAATTGGACGCCAGTGGCTGTCAATAGTGGATTAAAGGACTCTTATTCATGGGAATTAACCAAGCTTTTGCATGAATTCCCAGCTATGATTGAAAAGGCGAACACAAATTTTGATCCATCTGTACTTGCCAAGCATATCGTGGATATCTGCCAAAGCTTCAACAGCTGGTACGGGCACGTTAAGTTCTTGACAGAGGATGATGAAAAAACCACAAGACTCGCACTTGTGGCCGCAACAGTCATCACAATTAAGGAATCACTTCGTTTACTTGGTATTCAAGCTCCACAAGAAATGTAA
- a CDS encoding Ger(x)C family spore germination protein, whose product MPHHKIVLCVIFSLLLTGCLEKEIVDDINIETVEGFDLIKESEEEVMGTFLVPIYQADKTIVNETFSAVSNLNKDILRNAQKESSAPIVNGSLELVMFNKPLAEKGIIKLVDGLQRDASIGTGLYLAIVDGEAHDILTKDLGTRGTGDHLFNLLKHNIERRDVPKTNLHIFISDYFQKGKDPSLPLLKKTEDKVEITGVVVLKGDKYEMSIPNENLFYFKTLVDEYSDGSIIIEDPEKGEYVSVRSIETDKDVEVSWNKDIPSIKVKIRVDGVLKEFSGLKASPKKVEEIQKLFEDKIINVSESMIKEFQERGVDPIGFGFEVKSRKRGFDFKKWEEQTYPTVKIDVEAEVRIISTGISE is encoded by the coding sequence ATGCCGCACCATAAAATAGTTCTTTGTGTCATATTTTCCCTATTGCTTACCGGGTGCTTGGAAAAAGAGATTGTCGATGATATCAATATTGAGACTGTAGAGGGATTTGACCTAATTAAAGAAAGCGAAGAAGAAGTAATGGGTACGTTTTTGGTGCCCATCTACCAAGCAGACAAGACCATTGTGAATGAGACGTTCTCAGCGGTTTCCAATCTGAATAAAGACATACTTCGAAACGCACAAAAGGAATCATCTGCACCTATTGTTAATGGAAGTTTGGAACTTGTGATGTTTAACAAGCCTTTGGCTGAGAAAGGTATAATAAAATTGGTTGATGGACTCCAGCGTGATGCCAGTATCGGGACAGGCCTTTACCTGGCAATCGTGGATGGAGAGGCACATGACATATTAACGAAAGACTTGGGAACTCGTGGTACGGGTGATCATCTATTTAATCTCCTTAAGCATAATATCGAAAGAAGAGATGTCCCGAAAACAAATCTGCATATTTTTATATCCGATTATTTCCAGAAAGGAAAGGATCCTAGTCTCCCTTTATTGAAAAAAACAGAAGACAAAGTGGAGATAACGGGTGTAGTGGTTTTAAAAGGAGATAAATACGAGATGTCGATACCGAACGAAAATTTATTCTATTTTAAGACTTTGGTGGATGAGTATTCTGATGGGAGTATTATTATAGAAGATCCGGAAAAAGGTGAGTATGTATCCGTTAGGAGCATTGAAACTGATAAGGATGTTGAAGTCAGCTGGAACAAAGATATCCCATCTATAAAAGTAAAGATTCGGGTGGATGGTGTGTTAAAAGAGTTTTCTGGACTTAAAGCTTCTCCGAAAAAAGTTGAGGAGATTCAGAAATTATTTGAGGACAAAATCATAAATGTGTCAGAATCCATGATTAAAGAATTCCAAGAAAGAGGAGTGGACCCTATTGGTTTCGGTTTTGAAGTGAAATCCAGGAAACGGGGTTTTGACTTTAAAAAGTGGGAAGAACAAACATATCCGACTGTGAAAATTGATGTGGAAGCAGAAGTAAGAATTATCAGTACTGGAATATCCGAATAG
- a CDS encoding sigma-70 family RNA polymerase sigma factor, giving the protein MESTFEEVLNQYTPMIHHIINSLNIYKDKDRYFHEATIILWETLQTTDHRKGSFTSYAYSSIRGKLLNHLKKEVKWVEIHTFVEHLPEQPCDTSYCELEQLEKYTRLLTEKQKIWLIEFIGNGKRIEEIAKQEGVSISAVKSWRGEALKKLRKEYHTS; this is encoded by the coding sequence ATGGAATCAACTTTTGAAGAAGTATTAAACCAGTATACTCCCATGATACACCATATCATTAACTCATTGAATATCTATAAAGATAAAGATCGTTATTTTCATGAAGCTACTATCATTCTTTGGGAAACCTTACAGACAACGGATCATAGAAAAGGTTCATTTACCTCTTATGCTTATTCATCAATTAGGGGAAAATTGCTTAACCACCTAAAAAAAGAAGTGAAATGGGTTGAAATCCATACTTTTGTCGAACATTTACCAGAACAGCCATGCGATACTTCCTACTGCGAATTGGAGCAATTGGAGAAATATACACGGCTACTTACCGAAAAGCAGAAAATATGGCTCATTGAATTTATCGGGAACGGAAAAAGAATAGAGGAAATTGCCAAACAAGAGGGGGTTTCCATAAGTGCCGTCAAGTCATGGCGGGGAGAAGCTTTGAAAAAGTTAAGAAAAGAGTATCACACATCATGA
- a CDS encoding DUF2269 family protein: MKWLVLIHVLVAIIGIAPTFFGTILLRKHQTISDLRHNVLLQHKLDYFPKIGGTLAVITGILLVLFGNYGSILQLWLFGSLVLYLSIQVIVIGFISPALCDLQRWLLHPDNRASTQLPATQTSALHKVSNLYWLTILLAFIIFILMIIKPS; encoded by the coding sequence ATGAAATGGCTTGTGCTTATTCATGTTTTGGTTGCAATCATTGGGATTGCTCCCACTTTTTTCGGAACGATCCTGCTCAGGAAACATCAAACCATATCAGATCTCCGTCACAATGTCCTCCTTCAACACAAGCTGGACTACTTCCCGAAAATTGGCGGAACACTTGCAGTTATTACCGGGATTCTTCTCGTCCTCTTTGGCAACTATGGCTCCATTCTCCAATTATGGCTATTCGGCTCCCTTGTCCTTTACCTTAGTATCCAAGTCATTGTAATTGGCTTTATTTCACCCGCCCTTTGTGATCTTCAACGTTGGCTTTTACATCCTGACAACCGAGCATCCACCCAGTTGCCAGCTACACAGACAAGCGCACTCCACAAAGTAAGCAACCTTTATTGGCTGACTATTCTATTAGCTTTTATCATTTTCATCTTAATGATCATCAAACCATCTTGA
- a CDS encoding ABC transporter ATP-binding protein — protein sequence MIKFEQVSKKYGSDIAVKDANLTLAKGKIIGLLGPNGSGKSTTLKMIAGLVRPNQGKVTLDGELATRKIANKVAYLTELDLFYDTLSVGDMVKFYDSQFKDFSMQKAEELLLFMKLEKKKKIKALSKGNRGRLKLVMALSREADYILLDEPFSGLDPMVRDSIVKGLLTFLDFGKQTLIIATHEIDEIESLLDEVILLKNGNFIAHQDVEHLRESDGLSVKDWMIANLQE from the coding sequence ATGATTAAGTTTGAGCAGGTCAGTAAAAAATACGGCAGTGATATTGCGGTGAAAGATGCAAATTTAACTTTGGCCAAGGGGAAAATCATTGGACTCCTTGGACCAAATGGGAGCGGTAAATCGACTACGCTAAAAATGATAGCTGGGTTGGTCAGACCCAATCAAGGGAAAGTGACCCTGGACGGGGAATTGGCAACCAGGAAGATTGCGAATAAAGTCGCTTATTTAACGGAGCTTGATTTATTTTATGATACGTTATCCGTTGGAGACATGGTGAAGTTCTATGACTCCCAATTTAAAGATTTCAGCATGCAAAAGGCGGAAGAGCTTTTGCTGTTCATGAAACTCGAAAAGAAAAAAAAGATTAAAGCACTATCCAAAGGAAATCGAGGCAGGCTCAAGCTGGTAATGGCATTATCCAGGGAAGCAGATTATATCCTCTTGGATGAACCTTTTTCCGGACTGGATCCAATGGTGAGAGATTCCATTGTAAAGGGACTGCTGACTTTTCTCGATTTCGGAAAACAGACGTTGATCATTGCCACTCATGAAATTGATGAGATCGAATCTCTCCTGGATGAAGTGATTCTATTGAAAAATGGAAACTTTATCGCGCATCAGGACGTAGAACATCTTAGGGAGTCGGATGGTCTGTCCGTCAAAGACTGGATGATTGCGAATTTACAAGAATAG
- a CDS encoding GerAB/ArcD/ProY family transporter, giving the protein MQKIPKQFQVSPFLVFYLIHSTQFGVGAFGFQRVIAMSAGYDAWMGIILFGFFTHIVVYMIYKICEKSDGDLASAHRMAFGKWIGKLFTVLFIIYFIFTTVTVLRTYIEVIQVWLFPDLSTWFFSSVFLLLVIYIITGGFRVITGVAFLGVVLPSYLFLTMIIPLDYANFRNLLPVFDHSLKDIFLSGKDMTLSMLGFETLLVFYPFLKKPGQSKKWAHLGVFITSFIYLFFALVTFSYFSEGKLEKNIWATLSIWKIIELPFVERVEYIGIANWCLIILPNVCIFLWCASRLVKRMAKIRHRTALMIITALVFILMLQFEDRKLINELNSYLGNVGFYMGYVYIPFLFLIISFVHWRRRKKENAAP; this is encoded by the coding sequence TTGCAAAAGATTCCAAAGCAATTTCAGGTTTCACCATTTTTAGTGTTTTATTTGATACATAGTACACAGTTTGGAGTAGGTGCTTTTGGATTTCAGAGGGTCATTGCAATGTCTGCCGGCTATGACGCCTGGATGGGGATCATCTTATTCGGTTTTTTCACTCATATCGTGGTCTATATGATCTACAAAATTTGTGAAAAAAGTGATGGCGATCTTGCAAGTGCGCACCGAATGGCATTTGGGAAATGGATTGGCAAGCTTTTCACTGTTTTGTTTATCATATATTTTATTTTTACCACTGTAACCGTACTTCGCACCTACATTGAAGTTATACAAGTATGGCTATTTCCAGATCTTAGTACATGGTTTTTCTCCTCTGTTTTTTTATTACTCGTAATTTATATTATTACAGGTGGATTCAGGGTGATTACAGGAGTAGCATTTTTAGGAGTGGTACTCCCCTCCTATCTATTTTTAACGATGATCATTCCATTGGACTACGCCAATTTTAGAAATCTACTTCCAGTTTTCGATCATTCTCTTAAAGATATTTTCCTATCGGGGAAGGATATGACGTTAAGTATGCTGGGTTTTGAAACATTGCTCGTCTTCTATCCATTCTTAAAAAAACCGGGACAATCAAAGAAATGGGCTCATCTAGGAGTTTTTATAACATCATTTATTTACTTGTTCTTTGCACTGGTAACTTTTTCTTACTTTAGTGAAGGAAAGTTGGAAAAAAATATCTGGGCTACCTTATCGATATGGAAAATCATCGAGCTCCCTTTTGTTGAGAGGGTGGAGTATATAGGGATTGCAAACTGGTGCTTGATCATTTTGCCGAATGTTTGCATTTTTCTTTGGTGTGCAAGCAGGTTGGTTAAAAGGATGGCGAAAATTCGCCACAGAACCGCGTTGATGATCATCACAGCTTTAGTATTTATCTTAATGTTGCAGTTTGAAGACCGAAAATTGATTAATGAACTGAATTCATACTTGGGAAATGTCGGCTTTTATATGGGCTATGTTTATATCCCATTCCTTTTTTTGATTATCTCGTTTGTGCATTGGAGAAGGAGGAAGAAAGAAAATGCCGCACCATAA
- a CDS encoding spore germination protein codes for MKNIFKKLFTSGSKSTPNKVEDMTVTDLLLQMEKSVDFLRFSNYTDDGSRKVWINYYYTLVDTDFLHRDILHCISTRPWSNLQDLKNILPIEVITISSDPQDIREKLLTGFIFIQIGENDKKGLLVRSEFVQTRSVSLPEVEFSVIGPKESFVENIDSNINLIRRRLSTPMLTIEQKTLGAISRTKVAVMYMDGIVNAENVQTVRDRLDDVQFDHVNDSSYVTQLISDNGNTIFPLLLDTERPDRIVSALTEGKVVILVDGSPHGLIGPTTLVEFFSSFEDYYLSYWLASFFRLIRLFGVGFSILVTPVYVAVLSYHYELIPKDLLSTLIASRREVPLPPILEAIFLELTIELLREAGARLPTKVGQTIGIVGGIVIGTASVEAGLTSNVLLIIVALAALASFTTPVYKMGNTIRLLRFPFLLFAELWGLLGIVFCFCILAAHLLRLTSLGRPYLEPIYPPRVKDMKDALLRLPFTMQGERPGQLRTKNPNRRTKVRPKRKKDIDE; via the coding sequence GTGAAAAACATTTTCAAAAAGCTGTTTACATCAGGTTCTAAATCGACTCCCAACAAAGTAGAAGATATGACGGTTACGGATTTGCTCCTTCAAATGGAGAAGTCTGTGGATTTTCTTCGATTCTCCAATTATACAGATGATGGCAGCAGGAAGGTTTGGATCAATTATTACTATACGTTAGTGGACACCGACTTTTTACATCGTGACATCCTCCATTGCATATCCACACGGCCATGGTCCAACCTGCAGGATTTAAAGAATATCCTCCCTATAGAAGTGATAACAATCAGTTCGGATCCCCAAGATATAAGAGAGAAGCTTTTAACAGGCTTCATTTTTATACAGATTGGGGAGAATGACAAGAAAGGACTCTTGGTCCGTTCCGAATTTGTCCAGACCCGTTCCGTATCCTTGCCGGAAGTGGAATTTAGTGTAATTGGGCCAAAAGAATCGTTTGTTGAGAATATTGATTCCAATATCAACCTGATACGTCGTAGATTAAGCACGCCAATGCTTACAATAGAACAAAAGACTCTTGGTGCAATATCACGGACTAAAGTAGCCGTGATGTACATGGACGGCATAGTCAATGCAGAAAATGTCCAAACCGTCCGGGATAGGCTGGATGACGTCCAATTTGATCATGTAAATGACAGTTCTTACGTCACCCAACTAATATCAGATAATGGGAACACTATCTTCCCCCTTTTACTGGATACGGAAAGGCCAGATCGTATCGTGTCAGCCCTGACTGAAGGAAAGGTAGTCATATTGGTGGATGGGTCCCCCCATGGCCTAATTGGGCCAACCACTTTAGTCGAATTCTTCTCTTCTTTTGAAGATTATTATCTAAGCTATTGGCTCGCATCCTTTTTCCGCCTTATTCGACTTTTTGGGGTTGGATTCTCTATATTGGTAACACCCGTTTATGTCGCAGTACTAAGCTATCATTATGAATTGATTCCTAAAGACTTACTGAGTACCCTGATAGCTTCAAGACGTGAGGTGCCTTTGCCTCCGATTTTGGAAGCGATATTTCTTGAATTGACGATTGAACTGCTAAGGGAAGCAGGAGCAAGGCTCCCGACAAAGGTAGGTCAGACAATCGGTATCGTGGGAGGGATCGTTATCGGGACGGCTTCGGTTGAGGCCGGATTGACCAGTAACGTCCTTTTAATTATTGTGGCCCTGGCTGCACTTGCATCCTTTACAACTCCCGTCTACAAAATGGGTAATACCATCCGTCTATTGAGATTTCCCTTTTTATTGTTTGCAGAATTATGGGGGCTGTTGGGAATAGTTTTCTGTTTCTGTATATTAGCTGCTCATCTTTTGAGATTGACATCCCTTGGAAGGCCATATTTAGAACCGATTTACCCTCCAAGAGTGAAGGACATGAAAGATGCGTTGTTAAGGCTTCCGTTTACCATGCAAGGAGAAAGGCCTGGACAACTTAGAACAAAGAATCCAAATAGAAGAACAAAGGTTAGACCTAAACGAAAAAAAGACATTGATGAATGA
- a CDS encoding nucleoside hydrolase: MPQKVLLYCDPGIDDSLAIIYALLNPEIELVGIVTSYGNVDQEQATQNVAYLLELADRKDVILIGGAKTPLSGEFTPFYPEIHGEQGLGPIKPPPTIKGELLNFDAIFKVIEEYGEELIIVDVGRATSLAISFNLAGEETMNTVKGFYLMGGAFLTPGNVTAGAEANFYGDPIAASLVMEKVKQGVLYPLNVTNEAIITPEMIDQIMQGENNPFQVLIKEIFDYYYEAYQKLVPGIEGSPLHDVMTLFAVTTPQAFKYVEKVVTVGLDEGNLRGVSMADFRPIPDEEGNKLTIALEVDYPSFSENFVKVMSNSLSRQT; this comes from the coding sequence ATGCCTCAAAAGGTCTTATTATATTGTGACCCTGGTATTGATGATTCATTGGCCATCATTTATGCACTGTTGAATCCAGAGATTGAATTGGTCGGAATCGTGACAAGTTACGGTAATGTCGATCAAGAACAAGCAACCCAAAATGTTGCTTATTTGCTTGAACTTGCAGATAGAAAAGATGTGATATTAATTGGAGGAGCGAAAACACCGCTTTCAGGTGAGTTCACCCCATTCTATCCGGAAATTCACGGTGAGCAGGGGCTAGGTCCTATTAAGCCCCCACCGACCATCAAAGGGGAACTTCTAAACTTTGATGCAATTTTTAAGGTGATTGAAGAATATGGGGAAGAATTGATTATTGTGGATGTGGGTCGAGCCACTTCCTTGGCTATTTCTTTTAATCTTGCAGGTGAGGAGACGATGAATACGGTAAAAGGCTTCTATTTAATGGGTGGTGCCTTTCTCACACCAGGAAATGTGACGGCAGGAGCGGAAGCGAATTTTTACGGAGATCCCATTGCAGCTAGTTTAGTGATGGAAAAGGTGAAACAGGGCGTATTATATCCGTTGAATGTCACGAATGAGGCAATCATCACACCAGAGATGATTGATCAAATCATGCAAGGAGAGAATAATCCTTTTCAAGTCCTCATCAAAGAGATTTTTGACTATTATTATGAAGCGTACCAAAAGCTCGTTCCAGGTATAGAAGGAAGTCCCTTGCATGATGTGATGACTCTTTTTGCTGTGACCACCCCTCAAGCATTTAAATATGTGGAAAAGGTGGTGACTGTAGGATTGGACGAGGGGAACCTTCGTGGCGTCAGCATGGCTGATTTTCGACCAATACCAGATGAAGAAGGCAATAAGCTTACCATTGCCTTGGAAGTGGATTATCCCTCTTTTTCGGAAAATTTTGTAAAGGTCATGTCTAATTCTTTATCAAGACAAACATGA
- a CDS encoding ABC transporter permease subunit codes for MKNLIQNELIKWFRRPSFYVMSAILVLLSIVGIVFTIMMGSMLDEARNQGGAQQLGWRESLEQENEYLQMTIQEGSGATEHLERQLAINEHRLENDLEPSTGNSVWTYMDENLGLTSLITLFVVIIAGGMIASEFTWGTIKLLMIRPISRSKILVAKYLSVLVFMAIFMAILFVTSFVTGAIAFGFDSDPSLLYLGGKVYEVHPILYVFLKLCLHGLGIIMFATIAFMISSVFRNNSLAIGISLFLLFTGTQITTLVGMKFEAAKFSPFANIHFQTFLDGMPVVSGVTFWFSVGMFLVYFVLLHVVSFLTFVKRDIAA; via the coding sequence ATGAAAAATCTGATTCAAAATGAACTGATTAAATGGTTTAGAAGGCCGAGTTTCTATGTGATGAGTGCGATTTTGGTGTTATTGTCCATAGTTGGAATTGTATTTACCATCATGATGGGTTCTATGCTTGATGAGGCAAGAAATCAAGGGGGAGCGCAACAATTGGGCTGGCGTGAAAGCCTGGAACAGGAGAACGAGTACCTTCAAATGACCATTCAGGAAGGATCCGGAGCAACAGAACATCTCGAGCGGCAGCTAGCTATTAATGAGCATCGCTTGGAAAATGATTTAGAGCCCTCAACAGGCAATTCAGTTTGGACATATATGGATGAAAATCTTGGTTTGACAAGTCTTATTACCCTTTTTGTTGTTATTATTGCTGGAGGGATGATTGCCAGCGAATTTACATGGGGAACCATCAAGCTTTTGATGATCCGCCCAATCAGCAGAAGTAAGATCCTAGTGGCAAAATACTTGAGTGTATTGGTGTTTATGGCTATTTTCATGGCGATTCTGTTTGTTACATCGTTTGTGACAGGTGCGATTGCGTTTGGGTTTGATTCCGATCCTTCTTTGCTGTATTTGGGAGGAAAGGTCTATGAGGTTCATCCGATACTTTATGTGTTTCTGAAGCTTTGTCTCCATGGATTGGGAATCATCATGTTTGCTACCATTGCTTTCATGATTTCAAGTGTCTTCCGGAATAACTCCTTGGCAATAGGAATTTCTTTGTTCTTGCTATTTACAGGAACACAAATCACAACGCTTGTGGGTATGAAATTCGAAGCTGCGAAATTTTCTCCGTTTGCCAATATCCACTTCCAGACGTTCCTTGATGGCATGCCTGTCGTCAGCGGGGTGACCTTTTGGTTTTCCGTTGGGATGTTCCTGGTGTATTTTGTATTGCTTCATGTGGTAAGCTTTTTGACGTTTGTGAAGCGTGATATAGCTGCTTAA
- a CDS encoding ABC transporter ATP-binding protein, protein MNEVAVQLSNVCKDIGSKEIIKNVSFEVYKGEVFGFLGPNGAGKTTTIRMMVGLMNITSGDIHIDGVSIKTDFEKAVRQVGAIVENPEMYKFLTGYQNLKQYARMVPGVTEERLDEVIELVGLTGRIREKVKTYSLGMRQRLGIAQALLHKPKVLILDEPTNGLDPAGIREIRDYLRSLAREEEMAIVVSSHLLSEMELMCDRVGIIQKGELIDIQSIRDFIQDGGKTLYQLDCESAEEAMKLMREMEIPHTKNGGVLQVEIERESVPLIIKKLVERDIGVFEIKEVIKTLEDKFLEKTSQERGA, encoded by the coding sequence ATGAATGAAGTTGCAGTACAGCTATCGAATGTTTGTAAGGACATTGGAAGTAAAGAAATTATCAAAAATGTGTCTTTTGAAGTGTATAAGGGGGAGGTATTCGGTTTCCTTGGCCCAAACGGAGCCGGGAAAACGACCACCATCCGAATGATGGTCGGCCTAATGAATATTACATCTGGAGATATCCATATTGACGGAGTAAGTATCAAGACTGACTTTGAAAAAGCGGTCCGTCAAGTTGGGGCAATTGTCGAGAATCCGGAAATGTATAAGTTCCTTACAGGCTATCAAAACCTGAAGCAGTATGCACGGATGGTGCCTGGGGTTACGGAAGAGCGCCTTGATGAAGTAATTGAGCTGGTCGGATTGACCGGACGTATCCGTGAAAAAGTGAAGACTTATTCCTTAGGAATGAGACAGCGCTTAGGCATTGCCCAGGCCTTGCTACATAAACCGAAAGTGCTTATTCTCGACGAACCAACAAACGGATTGGACCCAGCAGGTATCCGTGAAATACGTGACTATTTGCGAAGCCTGGCAAGGGAAGAAGAGATGGCGATTGTGGTCTCTAGTCATCTATTATCCGAAATGGAACTGATGTGTGATCGAGTGGGAATCATACAGAAGGGGGAACTGATAGATATCCAGAGTATCAGGGACTTTATACAGGATGGCGGGAAAACACTTTACCAATTGGATTGCGAGTCAGCGGAAGAAGCGATGAAATTGATGCGTGAAATGGAGATACCTCATACTAAGAATGGTGGCGTGTTGCAAGTAGAGATAGAACGGGAAAGTGTACCTCTTATTATTAAGAAATTGGTAGAACGAGATATTGGTGTTTTTGAAATAAAAGAAGTAATTAAGACGCTGGAAGATAAATTCCTGGAAAAAACATCACAGGAAAGAGGTGCCTGA
- a CDS encoding GntR family transcriptional regulator, which translates to MTAKYESDKPIYLQIMDRISKEIVRGIVKPGSKLPSVREMAIQSGVNPNTIQRTYSEMERMEIVESRRGQGTFVTENEGMLMDLKRDLENKVVEGFVQSMKEIGASEKEIVESVEKFLAGGGKEHD; encoded by the coding sequence ATGACGGCAAAATATGAATCAGATAAACCTATCTATCTGCAAATAATGGACCGAATCAGTAAAGAGATCGTGCGTGGAATCGTGAAACCGGGAAGTAAACTTCCATCGGTACGGGAGATGGCAATCCAATCAGGTGTAAATCCTAACACCATTCAAAGAACGTATAGTGAGATGGAGAGGATGGAAATCGTGGAATCAAGGAGAGGGCAGGGGACATTTGTTACGGAGAATGAGGGGATGCTTATGGATCTGAAAAGAGATCTCGAGAACAAAGTGGTGGAAGGGTTTGTACAGAGTATGAAGGAGATAGGGGCATCAGAGAAAGAAATAGTGGAGAGTGTAGAGAAATTTTTGGCAGGGGGGGGGAAAGAGCATGATTAA